A single region of the Sphingobium sp. TKS genome encodes:
- a CDS encoding lactate dehydrogenase — protein sequence MRNSASALALQLCLDFDQPVRPPDPAPAVAPDAAIISQHCEPTLFSLAPAEVLAGQPPVEPIDFSFAAGRMLASSWKGRAQDNVEAIRLLNLLDREQRGATPAEQEAIAKFIGFGASELANNIFADRAGTFRDGWEELGHGLAAETTDAELQSLKRATQYAHYTPEYIVRAMWDAARILGFTGGQVLEPGCGSGLFMGLRPDWLASDTLFVGIENDPVTARVASALYPGQIIRCIDFDKASLPRDFDLAIGNPPFSNLSIQNKTSLGRLGLSLHDFFIAKSLEHLRPGGVALFVTSRYSLDKSDPKARGHIDGIADFLGAVRLPGRAMRQEAGTDVVVDILLFRKREPDLLRPGHNWIDLADVPDSDEGEGPLRINRYFLDNPAHVLGAHEWKSGQFGMDYTCAAEPGVDIGQALTTTLSAIASRYEGACRPVHRTTSLRDRVDVSLDIEIGTAADEAEFKEGSYLVSGGVLHQIVDGMPAIVDVKSGRGTTGLFVKHASIIKALIPIRDAVRAILRAQLNDQPYAASQEKLLTHYRQFTRKYGPINRTITSIRTDPDTGAEKEYQRRPNLQPFLDDPDVWLVASIEAYDEASDTGTPGAIFTERVVKPPVAHEIRSAQDALAVSLHERGRVDLPLIAGLLGVAQAEALADLADDIYLDPVRTTPHFDHWVTADEALSGPVRTKLALAREKAETDPRFHAVAIALEAVQPVDLKPSEITARLGAPWIPTRVIETFVVEIMEVETTIFHTVDIASWTVDKAPFAGHVSSTSTWGTARRGAADLLEDALNSHIPKIYDVHREADGSERRELNVTDTEAAKEKLAKIKSTFETWVWQDSERADRLVRIYNDAYNNLVPRTFNGKHLTLPGASTAIQMRDHQKRVVWRIVAAGSTYVAHSVGAGKTFSLCAAVMEQRRLGLANKPMMAVPNHCLAQIAREFLMLYPTARILVADDTNFIKEKRRRFLARAATGNWDAIIITHDAFKFIPTPAAFEKQLIEDQLASYEGLIAGIDNDDRVSRKRVERLKEGLQRRLENLQSRKDDLVHIGEIGIDQILVDEAQQFRKLTFATNLGDLKGVDPAGSQRAWDLFVKGRYLAGINPGRELILSSGTPITNTLGEMYTLQRFMQPDELQAKGLHEFDAWAANFGDTRTELELQPSGSYKPVTRFCEFVNVADLMAMYRSVADVVLKDDLRQYVRLPTIKGGKRKIIVAQSGAPFKAYQKVLAGRIKAIENRSGRPQKGDDILLSVITDGRHSAIDLRFVDPMMGNEEGNKLNLLIENVYSIWRDTSGNRYTDPETGRPYPLPGAVQMIFSDLGTENAIETRGFSAYVWIREQLIEMGIPADQIAFMQHYKKNSAKQRLFNDLNQGRKRILIGSTPTMGTGVNAQQRLKALHHLDVPWIPSDIEQREGRIERQGNQNDEIELYGYATSGSMDATNWQMLERKARFINMAMSGDRSIRRIEDVGSNVNQFALAKALASGDDRLMRKAGLDAEVARLERLRDAHIDDQYNIRRTIKRTADAIIDGSSLIAKLEADIARRVLPRHDEVLFDCGGTMVTDRKAAGERILRQAFELRLHGGRARQLLGTVNGIDVELSGYEAVDDDGERGIRTSVAALHHGERNAFEVSDRTRWTTALGRLESSILNLDADLAAVQADLEANERRLPAFEARLGQEFPDAALLEDKLRELAELEADLATTKGEFEPGNDEDATLAPPFGNESAVPQAA from the coding sequence ATGCGAAACAGTGCATCCGCGCTGGCTCTCCAGCTATGCCTCGACTTCGATCAGCCGGTCAGGCCGCCCGACCCGGCGCCCGCTGTCGCGCCCGATGCAGCGATCATCTCCCAGCATTGCGAGCCTACGCTCTTCTCGCTGGCGCCGGCGGAGGTGCTTGCCGGTCAGCCCCCGGTCGAACCCATCGATTTCTCCTTCGCCGCCGGGCGGATGCTGGCGTCCTCGTGGAAGGGCCGCGCGCAAGACAATGTCGAGGCGATCCGGCTGCTGAACCTGCTGGACCGCGAACAACGAGGAGCAACGCCGGCCGAGCAGGAGGCCATCGCGAAGTTCATCGGCTTCGGCGCCTCCGAGCTTGCGAACAACATCTTCGCCGATCGCGCGGGCACATTCCGCGATGGCTGGGAGGAACTGGGGCACGGCCTTGCCGCCGAAACGACCGATGCCGAACTTCAGTCGCTCAAGCGCGCGACGCAATATGCTCACTATACGCCCGAATATATCGTCCGCGCCATGTGGGACGCCGCCCGCATCCTCGGCTTCACCGGGGGCCAGGTTCTGGAACCCGGATGCGGCAGCGGTCTCTTCATGGGGCTGCGGCCCGACTGGCTGGCCAGTGACACGCTGTTCGTCGGTATCGAGAACGATCCCGTCACCGCCCGCGTCGCGAGCGCGCTCTATCCGGGTCAGATCATCCGCTGCATCGATTTCGACAAGGCGTCGCTGCCGCGCGACTTCGACCTCGCTATCGGCAATCCCCCATTCTCGAACCTCAGCATCCAGAACAAGACCAGCCTCGGCCGGCTCGGGCTGTCGCTCCACGATTTCTTCATCGCGAAATCGCTGGAGCACCTTCGGCCGGGCGGCGTCGCCCTGTTCGTGACCTCGCGCTATTCGCTCGACAAGAGCGATCCCAAGGCCCGCGGCCATATCGACGGCATCGCGGATTTCCTGGGTGCGGTGCGCCTTCCCGGCCGGGCCATGCGGCAGGAAGCGGGCACCGACGTCGTCGTCGATATCCTGCTCTTCCGCAAGCGCGAGCCTGATCTCCTCCGGCCCGGACACAATTGGATCGATCTGGCCGATGTTCCCGATAGCGACGAGGGTGAGGGACCGCTGCGGATCAACCGCTATTTCCTCGACAATCCCGCTCATGTGCTTGGGGCTCATGAATGGAAAAGCGGCCAGTTCGGCATGGACTATACCTGCGCCGCCGAGCCGGGTGTCGACATCGGGCAAGCTCTCACGACCACCCTGTCGGCAATCGCATCCCGATACGAAGGCGCCTGCCGCCCCGTCCATCGCACGACGTCGCTGCGTGACCGGGTCGACGTGTCGCTCGACATTGAGATCGGGACCGCTGCCGATGAAGCCGAGTTCAAGGAAGGCAGCTATCTCGTTTCCGGCGGTGTCCTGCACCAGATCGTCGACGGGATGCCGGCCATCGTCGACGTCAAATCGGGGCGTGGCACCACTGGCCTGTTTGTCAAGCACGCGAGCATCATCAAGGCGCTGATCCCGATCCGCGATGCGGTGCGCGCGATCCTGCGGGCGCAGCTGAACGACCAGCCCTATGCCGCGTCCCAGGAAAAGCTGCTCACGCACTACAGGCAGTTCACCAGGAAGTACGGCCCGATCAACCGGACGATCACCAGCATCCGCACGGATCCCGACACCGGCGCCGAGAAGGAATATCAGCGTCGCCCGAACCTCCAGCCCTTCCTCGACGATCCCGACGTCTGGCTGGTCGCGTCGATCGAGGCCTATGACGAGGCGAGCGATACCGGCACGCCGGGCGCGATCTTCACCGAACGTGTCGTCAAGCCGCCGGTCGCCCATGAAATCCGCTCGGCGCAGGATGCGCTGGCGGTGTCGCTCCACGAGCGCGGCCGCGTCGATCTCCCGTTGATCGCCGGCCTGCTCGGCGTCGCGCAAGCCGAGGCGCTCGCGGACCTTGCCGACGATATCTATCTGGACCCCGTCCGCACCACGCCCCACTTCGACCACTGGGTCACCGCGGACGAGGCCCTTTCAGGCCCCGTGCGGACCAAGCTCGCCCTTGCCCGCGAGAAGGCCGAAACCGATCCGCGCTTTCATGCCGTCGCCATCGCGCTCGAAGCGGTCCAGCCGGTCGACCTCAAACCCAGCGAGATCACTGCGCGTCTCGGCGCGCCCTGGATTCCTACCAGGGTCATCGAAACCTTCGTCGTGGAAATCATGGAGGTCGAGACCACCATCTTTCATACCGTCGATATTGCGAGCTGGACTGTCGACAAGGCCCCGTTCGCGGGACATGTCAGTTCCACCTCGACCTGGGGCACGGCGCGCCGAGGCGCGGCCGACCTGCTCGAAGATGCCCTCAATTCTCATATCCCCAAGATCTACGATGTTCACCGCGAAGCTGACGGTTCGGAGCGCCGCGAGCTCAATGTCACCGACACCGAAGCCGCGAAAGAGAAGCTTGCGAAGATCAAGTCGACCTTCGAGACCTGGGTCTGGCAGGACAGCGAACGCGCTGATCGCCTGGTCCGCATCTACAACGACGCCTATAACAACCTCGTTCCCCGGACCTTCAACGGCAAGCATCTGACGCTGCCCGGCGCGTCGACCGCCATCCAGATGCGCGATCACCAGAAGCGCGTCGTCTGGCGGATCGTCGCCGCAGGCTCGACCTATGTCGCCCATAGCGTCGGCGCGGGCAAAACCTTCAGCCTGTGCGCCGCCGTGATGGAGCAACGCCGTCTCGGCCTTGCCAACAAGCCGATGATGGCGGTGCCCAATCATTGCCTCGCGCAGATCGCGCGTGAGTTCCTGATGCTCTATCCCACCGCGCGCATCCTGGTCGCCGACGACACGAACTTCATCAAGGAGAAGCGGCGGCGGTTCCTGGCCCGCGCGGCGACCGGCAACTGGGATGCGATCATCATCACCCATGATGCGTTCAAGTTCATCCCCACCCCGGCAGCCTTCGAAAAGCAGCTGATCGAAGACCAACTCGCCAGCTACGAGGGGCTGATCGCGGGCATCGACAATGACGATCGCGTCTCGCGCAAGCGGGTCGAGCGCCTCAAGGAGGGGCTCCAGCGGCGGCTTGAGAATCTGCAGTCCCGCAAGGACGACCTTGTCCATATCGGCGAGATCGGCATCGACCAGATCCTGGTCGACGAGGCCCAGCAGTTTCGCAAGCTCACCTTTGCGACCAATCTTGGCGACCTCAAGGGCGTCGACCCGGCCGGCTCGCAGCGGGCATGGGATCTGTTCGTCAAGGGTCGATACCTTGCCGGCATCAATCCCGGCCGCGAACTGATCCTGTCGTCGGGCACGCCCATTACCAACACGCTGGGCGAAATGTATACGCTGCAGCGCTTCATGCAGCCCGATGAGCTACAGGCCAAGGGCTTGCATGAGTTCGACGCCTGGGCCGCGAACTTCGGCGACACACGCACCGAACTCGAACTCCAGCCGAGCGGCAGCTACAAGCCGGTCACGCGCTTCTGCGAATTCGTCAACGTCGCCGACTTGATGGCGATGTATCGTAGCGTCGCCGACGTCGTGCTCAAGGACGATTTGCGCCAATATGTCCGGCTGCCCACCATCAAGGGCGGCAAGCGCAAGATCATCGTCGCCCAGTCCGGGGCGCCCTTCAAGGCCTATCAGAAGGTGCTCGCCGGACGCATCAAGGCGATCGAGAACCGCAGCGGGCGCCCCCAGAAGGGCGATGATATCCTCCTTTCGGTGATTACCGACGGGCGGCATTCGGCGATCGATCTCCGCTTCGTCGATCCCATGATGGGGAACGAGGAGGGCAACAAGCTCAATCTCCTGATCGAGAATGTCTACAGTATCTGGCGCGATACGAGCGGCAATCGCTACACCGATCCGGAAACCGGGCGACCTTATCCGCTGCCCGGCGCCGTGCAGATGATCTTCTCCGATCTCGGCACCGAGAACGCCATCGAGACACGCGGCTTCTCCGCCTATGTCTGGATCCGCGAGCAGCTGATCGAGATGGGCATACCGGCCGATCAGATCGCCTTCATGCAGCATTACAAGAAGAACAGCGCGAAGCAGCGCCTGTTCAACGACCTCAATCAGGGGCGCAAGCGCATCCTCATCGGGTCCACGCCCACCATGGGAACGGGCGTCAACGCGCAGCAACGCCTCAAGGCCCTGCATCATCTCGATGTTCCCTGGATACCCTCCGATATCGAGCAGCGCGAAGGCCGGATCGAGCGCCAGGGCAACCAGAACGACGAAATCGAGCTATACGGCTACGCGACCAGTGGCTCGATGGACGCGACCAACTGGCAGATGCTCGAAAGAAAAGCCCGCTTCATCAACATGGCGATGTCGGGTGATCGCTCCATTCGCCGGATCGAGGATGTCGGCTCCAACGTCAATCAGTTCGCGCTCGCAAAGGCGCTGGCGTCCGGCGACGATCGCCTGATGCGCAAGGCTGGGCTCGATGCCGAGGTCGCAAGGCTCGAGCGCCTGCGCGACGCGCATATCGACGACCAGTATAATATCCGCAGGACCATCAAGCGAACCGCGGACGCCATCATCGACGGCTCCAGTCTGATCGCGAAGCTGGAAGCCGATATCGCGCGCCGGGTTCTTCCGCGTCACGACGAGGTTCTGTTCGATTGCGGCGGCACCATGGTCACCGACCGCAAGGCCGCCGGCGAACGCATCCTGCGGCAGGCCTTCGAGTTGCGGCTGCACGGCGGCCGGGCACGCCAGTTGCTCGGCACCGTCAACGGCATCGATGTGGAGCTCTCAGGCTACGAGGCTGTCGACGATGATGGCGAGCGCGGTATCCGCACGTCCGTCGCGGCACTGCACCACGGCGAGCGCAATGCGTTCGAAGTATCCGACAGGACGCGATGGACCACGGCGTTGGGCCGGCTCGAATCCTCCATTCTCAATCTCGACGCTGATCTTGCGGCCGTCCAGGCCGATCTCGAAGCGAACGAGCGGCGCCTTCCGGCTTTCGAGGCGCGTCTCGGCCAGGAATTTCCCGATGCAGCCTTGCTGGAAGACAAGCTGCGGGAACTCGCGGAACTGGAGGCCGATCTGGCGACGACGAAGGGCGAATTCGAGCCGGGGAATGACGAGGACGCAACCTTGGCACCGCCTTTCGGCAACGAAAGTGCGGTTCCGCAAGCGGCATGA